The following DNA comes from Rhodopseudomonas boonkerdii.
TGCGGATCGCCCACGGAGAAGAACGCGCCGGGCACCGCGACGGGATAGAACATCGTGGCGCCCTTGCCGACGCGCCAGTCGTCGATATTACCGCCGGTATAGCTCGGCGGAATTGACGACACGAAATCTTCCTCGGATGGAGCAAGCCCCATGGTCCCGAAATGCAACCGCGCCGGCACGCGGACATTGGAGAGAATGTTCTCGCGCTTGACGATGGTCGCGTGATCAACTCGCACGCCGGGATAATCGATGGTCGGATGCACGATGCCGTCAGGATCTGTTTGCGGCGTCCAGACATAGTTGTAGACCGCCCGGGCGAACGGTTCGCCCGATGTATCCAGCTCGAAGATCGTCACAACCTCGCGCGGCTTCGGCTCTTCGATCAAATCGTGGTAGTGAAACCCCCAATTGGCAGCAATATTCGAACCGAAACATTTGCCGGCATGGCAGGCCTTGCAGGCTGGCCTCGGCCGCACATCCAGAATGCGCACTTCCAGCACATCGCCGGGCTCCGCGCCCTCGATCGCCACGGGCCCGGTGAGCAGATGCACCCCAACGCCCTCGCCAGCGCCGCGGATAAACGGACCTTCTGCTGGTCCCGAACCGCGCCGCGCCACAGCCTTATGCTCGCGCGTCCATTTGAACACACTTTCGGCGCCGGGGTCGCCTTCGATCATGCGCTCATAGTCGTCATTGGCATGATGTGTCAGCGTCTCGATCGTAGCACGGTCGCCGGACTTTAGCGTCAACGCCGGCGCGACCACTTTGCTGAAATAGCCCCAGTGCACGGTTTTCGGCGACACCGGAAGAAGATGATGTTTCATGCAAAGGTCCTCACGCAGGTCGACATGGATTGGCAAGTTCTCATCATGAAGCTTCGGCCTCCATCGCGTTCAGAAAACGCTGTGCCACCGGGTTACGGGGATTGCGCAGCACGTCACTGGTCGGCCCTTCCTCGATGATTGAACCTCCGGCCAACAGCACTACGCGGTCGGCGACTTCGCTGGCAAAACGTAGCTGATGGGTGGAGATGATCATGGTGAGCCCGTCCTCCACCGCGAGGCGGCGGATGACTTCGAGCACCTCATTGACAAGCTCGGGATCGAGTGCCGAGGTCGGCTCATCGAGCAGAAGCACACTCGGATTTGGCGCGATGGCGCGGGCGATGGCAACGCGCTGCTGCTGGCCCCCGGACAGATGCCGCGGTAGCGCATCGGCGCGATGGCTGAGACCGACACGCGCGAGCAGTTCCAATGCCCGGTGATCGGCATCGCTGCGCGAGATACCATGCACCCAGCGCAACGGCCCCGCGATGTTCTCCTTGGCCGTGAGATGGCCGAACAGATTGAATTGCTGGAACACCATGCCGACGCCGACCTCGGCGCGCGCCTGGGCCAGCAGGCGTGGCGACAATGCCTTGCCATGCTCGTTGAAGCCAAGCTGGCGGCCGCCGACCTTGATGCTGCCGCCGTTCCACAGTTCGAGATTATTGATGCAGCGGAGCAGCGTGCTCTTGCCAGAGCCGGAGGGGCCAAGCAGCGCAATCACTTCGCCGATCCGTACCGTGAGATCGACGCCGTCAAGCACGATCTGTTTATCATAGCTCTTGCGCAGCGCTGCAATATCCACGGCCACATTGTTGC
Coding sequences within:
- a CDS encoding acetamidase/formamidase family protein gives rise to the protein MKHHLLPVSPKTVHWGYFSKVVAPALTLKSGDRATIETLTHHANDDYERMIEGDPGAESVFKWTREHKAVARRGSGPAEGPFIRGAGEGVGVHLLTGPVAIEGAEPGDVLEVRILDVRPRPACKACHAGKCFGSNIAANWGFHYHDLIEEPKPREVVTIFELDTSGEPFARAVYNYVWTPQTDPDGIVHPTIDYPGVRVDHATIVKRENILSNVRVPARLHFGTMGLAPSEEDFVSSIPPSYTGGNIDDWRVGKGATMFYPVAVPGAFFSVGDPHAAQGDSELGGTAIETSLTGDFEFILHKHRDLGGTKLEGLTHPMLETPDAWSVYGFTYPNYLAELGANAQVEIANHSSLDRAMRDAFRKLRRFLMTVHKLSEDEAISLMSVGADFGVTQVVDANWGVHGTIRKNVFRCD